TGCTGACCACAGCCGTGGGGGCAGCTAGCTACCCTCCCCGCGGTTATAGCCTCTAcacgggggccgggggggcccTCAGCCCTGGGGAACCCCAGGCCCAGAGCGCCCCCCGGCCTGCCAGCCGCCACAGGTAAGAGTCTGGGTCCCAGCCCAAGGCTGGacgtgggtgggagggtgggtcaGAAGGTGGGTATCCTGGCCCCCGCCTTGGCTACCCTCCCCGGGGCTGAATGCCCTAATgcggggaagagggggagaggaagcccAGCCATCAGGTGGCTCCGCACGAGCCCACCTTCCTGCGGAGCATTTCTAGGGCCCCCTAAATAGATAGGTCCCCCTCTAACCTCAGGGGGACCTGTAGTTAGGTGCCTAGGGAACCGACCCTGaggggcctgggccaggcctTCCTGCACGCTGCCGGCTGCGTACCCGCCTGGTGTCCTCCGGCAGACCTTTATCCCTTCCTTGGGCTTCATGGGCCCATCCAGTGACCTGTGATTCTTTCTTGACACCGCTCCTGCTCTGTTCCTTTGGGCTCTCCAGCCGGACACAGATCAAAGGCCAGCTTGAATGGGGCCAAGAGTGTACAACGTAAGCCCCAAAGGGGGCAGGGCTCATCAATGGCTTATTCTCTACTTAACCCTGAGTTGGACCCCTGCCTGCCCCGTCCTCTCTCCTGAGGGGTGGGTGGAAGCCAGCGTCCAGGGGATCACCAGAGGGACCCAGCCAGCTGGCTCAGACAGGCCACGCCAAGCTGGGGATTGACACAGAAAGGGacatgaatgaatgtgtgaattCAGAGGATCCCCAGGACCCCCCAGCCTTGAGGACTGACTTCTTGTAGTTACGGTTTTCCATTCTGTGCCTCCTCTCGCGGTTTTGAAAAGTCCTTACCAACTCCCACTGCTCAGGAAGGCGTGGGGGCAGCTGCCAAAGCCCTGGCTCCCACTGGTCCCCGGGGGCCCTTCATCTTTTaaccctccctcagcccctctggtAGCCCCTGGGTCCTCCTCTGGGGCTTGTGTCTCTGGCCCTTGGGCCCAGGTGGGGTTGTGCCTACAGGAACTGGTGTGCCTATGTGGTGACCCGGACAGTGAGCTGTGTCCTTGAGGATGGCGTGGAGACCTTCGTCAAGCCTGACTACCAGCCCTGTGGCTGGGGCCAGCCCCAGTGTCCCCGCAGCATCATGTGAGCTCCAGTGCTGGGGAATGGGTACTTGGTGGGGGCTGGGCTAGGGCAGAAGGAGGGTAGCCAACTCAGGGAATTTGTGCAAAGCAGGTAGCCAGGGGCAGGACCAGGGCCTTCAGTCAGAGCCACTTTGAGACGACACCGAGGCAACAGTTTGGGGCAGATACTGAGGGCAAAGTTACCCGGACCACCCCGCCAGCTCCCAGACGCCTTCTCTGCGCTGAGTCAGGCTCAAAATGAGGAGTTCGAGGTTCCAGCAGAAGACAGGGGGAGGAAGAACAGGGATTTGGCCCTTGGCCAGCAAGCTGACAGCTGTCAACTGAGCACGGCCACATGCCGGACAGTATGGGGGACTCAGCCTGAGGGACAGGCCTTGTCCACCACCAGCAGCTGCCCATCTCTGAGGACGTGACTCAGGGTCGCTGCCAGTACAGGGAGGAGTAAAGAGGCCTCCCTCTGCGTCTCCCAGGTACCGCAGCTTCCTCCGCCCTCGCTACCGAGTGGCCTACAAGACTGTGACGGATATGGAGTGGAGGTGCTGTCAGGGATATGGGGGCGATGACTGCGCTGAGGGTCCCGCCCCGCCGCTGGGTCCTGCACCTGCCACGCcacggccccggccccggcccgcccGCCCCAACCTCTCTGGCTCCAGTGCAGGAAGCCACCTGAGTGGACTAGGTGGGGAAGGTGAGTATGGGAGCCACTGGGGAGAGAAGTGGGAGCTGGTGCTGGCTGGAAAATGTGGGGCCAGGCTGCCGAGGGAAGAGCTCCATGCTCCAAGTCAGAAGAAGGGGACAGAAGGGAGTAAGTGAGACCCCTGAGATTCTCTGCCTGTGCGTGCACTGTGTGtgtagtgtatgtgtgtgtagtgtgtgtgtgtgtgtgtgtgtgtgtgtgagtcagagagaaactgagaatgagatcaagagagaaagaaggcagagaaagagaatgtgctCACGCACGCCCACATGTGGCCGAGATACTTCCCAGTTGGGAACGGCTGCGGGAGGAAGGGGGAATTCCTTCGAGAAGCTTGGTCACCAAGGGGATAGACCGTTCAGACTACAAGTCCTAGAATGCACCGCACCCGACTACAGGTCCCAGGCCCCTCGGTGGCCTCTGGAGACTGCAGGTCCCAGAATGCAGCAGTCCCCGTGGCCTTCTGGAGTGTGCGTGCGCGCTGGGCACTGTGGACGTGCTGTGTTTGCCTGCCAGGGAGATAGTCATGCTGTAATGATGGAAACAGGAACTTCTGGCTGACTCTCCCACCTTCCAGCCAGAGCCCccgcaggcttcccgtggaaccTCGTCTGTCCCTGGGGTGTTATGGAGAGACGTTGCTCGGAATAGCCACTGTTGTGGGGGCCGCAGTGCCTCCCcacattcccatttcacagatgaggaagcaatTTCTGAAAGACACTCTGGACAGTAGACTTGGTGGTCAGATGGATGAGCTGGGTTTGAAACTTGGCTCTGCCGCTTGTTAAACTTGTAATCCAGGGCCCAGTTCCttaatctcctccagttctcttTCTCACGGTCTACCAAATGGGAAAAGCTGCCGTGTCTGTCCAATGGAGTCTGTTGTAAGGGGGGAAAAGCCATGGTACGGTTTTGGCCTAGAGGCATTCAGTGAATGGAGTTTCCTTCCACCTTTTCTGGCCCAAAGTACCCAGCTAAGGAGTGGCCGAATCAGCGAGGACCTCGTGCTGGAGCTGGGGAGAGCAGGGCCTGGCAGGTCGGCACTGAGCCCTGAGGCCCGGCCCGTGCCTGATGCCTTCCCCTCTCTGCCAGGTCCTGGGGACTCAGAGAAGGTGCAGCAGCTGGAGGAGCAGGTGCAGAGCCTGACAAAGGAGCTGCAGGGCCTCCGAGGTGTCCTGCAGGGACTGAGTGGGCGCCTGGCCGAAGACGTCCAGAGGGCTGTGGAGACGGCCTTTAACGGGAGGCAGCAGCCCGCAGATGCGGCGGCCCGCCCCGGCGTGCACGAAACCCTCAGTGAGAtccagcagcagctgcagctcCTGGACAACCGCGTCTCCACCCACGACCAGGAGCTGGGCCATCTCAACAACCATcacagcggcggcggcggcggcggggccctGGACCCCACCCCGGCCCCTCCAGGCCCCAGTGAGGAGCTGCTGCGGGAGCTGGAGCGGCGGCTGCAGGAATCCTGCTCGGTGTGCCTGGCGGGGCTCGATGGCTTCCGCCGGCAGCAGCAGGAGGACAGAGAGCGGCTGCGGGCCCTGGAGAAGCTACTGGCCTCCGTGGAAGAGCGGCAGCGGCAGGTCCCCGGGCAGGCCGTGGGCCGCAGGCCCCTTCAGGAGTGCTGCCCTCCCGAGCTGGGCCGGCGACTGGCCGAGCTGGAGCGGAGGCTGGATGTCGTGGCCGGCTCGGTGACAGTGCTGAGCGGGCGGCGAGGCACCGAGCTGGGAGGAGCGGCGGGGCAGGGGGGCCACCCCCCAGGCTACACCAGCTTAGCGTCCCGCCTTTCTCGCCTGGAGGACCAATTCAACTCCACTCTGGGTCCCTCAGAACAGGAGGAGGGCTGGCCTGGGcggcctgggggcctgggccaCTGGCTGCCTGCTGTCCGGGGCCGACTAGAAAAGCTGGAGGGACTGTTGGCCAACGTGAGCGGGGTCCTGGGTGGGCGTCTGGATCTGCTGGAAGAGCAGGCGGCAGGGGCCGTGCAGGCGTGCGGGCAGCTCtgctctggggcccctggggagcAGGACTCCCAGGTCAGCGAGATCCTCAGTGCCTTGGAGCGCAGGGTGCTAGACAGCGAGGGGCAGCTGCGTCTGGTGGGCTCAGGCTTGCACAAGGTGGGAGCAGCCGGGGAGGCCCAGCAGGCTGCACTGGAGGAACTGCAAGGGGTCGTGGGCCAGCTCCAGGGTCGCGTGGACGCGCAGGACGAGACAATTGCAGAGTTTGCACTGCAGCTGAATGTCACGGCCGCACGGCTGGGCCAGCTGGAGGGACTACTGCAGGCCCGTGGGGATGAGGGCTGTGGGGCCTGTGGCGGTGTCCAAGAGGAGCTGGGCCGCCTTCGGGATGGTGTGGAGCGCTGCTCctgccccctgctgcccccacgGGGCCCTGCAGCTGGCCCAGGTGTTGGGGGACCAAGCCGAGGGCCTCTGGATGGCTTCAGTGTGTTTGGGGGGAGCTCAGGCTCAGCCCTCCAGGCCCTGCAAGGAGAGCTCTCGGAGGTTATTCTCACCTTCAGCTCTCTCAACGACTCACTGCATGAGCTCCAGACCACTGTGGAAGGCCAGGGTGCTGATCTGGCTGACCTAGGAGCCACCAAGGACCGCATTATCTCAGAAATTAACAGGCTGCAGCAGGAGGCCACAGAGCATGCCACGGAGAGTGAGGAGCGCTTCCGAGGCCTCGAAGAGGGACAGGCACAGGCCGGCCAGTGCCCCAGCCTAGAGGGGCGACTGGGCCGCCTCGAAGGAGTCTGTGAGCGGTTGGACACGGTGGCCGGGGGACTGCAGGGCCTGCGCGAGGGCCTTTCCAGACACgtggctgggctctgggctgggctaCGGGAAACCAACAGCACCAGCCAGACACAGGCAGCCTTGCTAGAGAAGCTGctgggggggcaggcaggcctGGGCAGGCGGCTCGGTGTCCTTAACAGCTCCGTGCTGCTCCTGGAGGACCAGCTTCACCAGCTCAGTCTGAAGGACCTCACTGGTGAGGGGGCAAGAGGAAGCAtgcagtgggaggtggggggacccCTTTCAggtcctttctttctccttccttcctccacaaCAGCCAGTCTTAAGCTTATATACTTTCTCCTTGCTCTGCCCAGCATGAATTACAGACCCACCACTGTCCTGGGGGTTGGTTTGTCCACAAGAGATGACCCAAGCTCCCAGCTCCCCACTCTCCCCTGGCAGCTCAGACAGGCCggtgggtaggggtggggtgcTGCTCTGACAGCCAGGTATCCAGCATGGGCAGCAAGGAGCCCCACCAACCTGCCCATGGAGCCACGACGTTCCTTGTCCTTTGGAAACTCCTTTTATGGCTTTCCCTCAATTTAATTTTGTCACTGTAGGGCCCGCAGGTGAGGCTGGGCCCCCAGGGCCTCCTGGGATACAGGGACCACCAGGCCCTGCTGGACCTCCGGGACTTCCAGGCAAGGATGGACAAACGGGGCCCGTGGGGCCACCAGGTATGTGAGCTGAGATTTCTACCGCAGCCAGGGCTCCCCACACCTCTAGCAGCCTGAGGCTTGACATGCATTCCATTCTGAACTtgacagagaagggaggaaaggggcaaggagttgggggggtggggagtcctACATGGCTGACAGTGACTAGGAGCTGGGACAGTCACTATATGGGCTAGTTGGATATGGTGGCCTTAGTACTGTATTGAAGACTAAGGCTGAGCTCACAGGGCTATGAAGTGTGTGAAAGGCTGAGGGCTAGTTGAACTGGATGGACCCTACTCTTCCTTTTCTTGATACCCCCATTCCTGCTTTGGAGTCTATGTGACACCTAGCACATTGAGAGAGACTCAGCAGATGTTTGCTGAGTGACTTAGTGAGAGCTGCCCCACTtctcactcctccctcccctcttcccacagGTCCCCAGGGAGAGCAGGGTAAGTTCCTCTCATTCggtgctggagggaggggaactGAACTAGGGGTTGGAGGATGGAAGGCCTCAGGCAGCCCTGGAGGGAGAGacccaggaggggaagggggccagGCAGTTCTGCACTGAGCATGCACTCTGACCCCCACCTTACCCCTACCCAGGAGTGGAGGGGGCACCAGCAGCCCCTGTGCCCCGGGTGGCCTTTTCAGCTGCCCTGAGTTTGCCACGGTCCGAACCAGGCACAGTGCCCTTCGACAGAGTCCTGCTCAATGATGGGGGCTACTATGATCCAGAGACTGGTAAGCCTGGAAGCAGTGGGGCAGGCCTGGGAGGCTGTGCAGTGATATGTTCTAATTCTTGCCCCCTCGGGCAAGGGGAATCTTTTCATGCTCTGGTTTGGGGAGACCcctatttccttcatttattcattctcacCACAGTTTGGGCtaagggtggggggaaggagcgCTTCTTTCTGGGaggcctggggctgctgtaaTGAACAAAACACCCAATTCCCTGGCCTGGTGGAACTTACATCCTAGTGGAAGACAGGTGACAAGACCCAGCAGGTCTCTCCTTAGTCCAGGAGTTCTGGGCGGGCTCCCCAACACCTCCCTGGCCCGTGGCACCTGTCTCCCCTCCTGACTGCCATCCTTGTCCCCAGGCGTGTTCACAGCGCCCCTGGCCGGGCGCTACTTGCTGAGCGCGGTGCTGACTGGGCACCGGCACGAGAAAGTGGAGGCCGTGCTGTCCCGCTCCAACCTGGGCGTGGCCCGCATAGACTCTGGTGGCTATGAGCCTGAGGGCCTGGAGAATAAGCCAGTCGCCGAGAGCCAGCCCAGCCCCGGCGCCCTGGGCGTCTTCAGCCTCATCCTGCCTCTGCAGACTGGAGACACGGTCTGCGTCGACCTGGTCATGGGGCAGCTGGCGCACTCGGAGGAGCCGCTCACCATCTTCAGCGGGGCCCTGCTCTATGGGGACCTGGAGCTAGAACAGGTGTAGACAGGGGGCTGGGCCCGACCAGCCCGAAGTGTCTACGCCGGCCAAAGAGCCAGCGGGGGTGACGGGGCTCCCCGGGCTCCCCGCCTGGGACGGGGCTCCGTCCTGGCACTGCAGCCTTAGGCGAGCCGCCGTCCCGTACCCTCTGTGGCACAGGCGCCCAGAGCACTCCTCTCCATGGCCTGAGCGCGCCGGCTCGGGGACTCTGGGGTCCCCTCGTCCAGACTTTTGGCCTGCTCGCCGTTCCCTGCAGGGCCCAGACTGCGGAGGAGCCAATCCTCGCACCCTCGCAGCTCCTCCAGCGGGTCTGtaggccga
Above is a window of Halichoerus grypus chromosome 10, mHalGry1.hap1.1, whole genome shotgun sequence DNA encoding:
- the EMILIN1 gene encoding EMILIN-1 isoform X1 — protein: MAPGTLWSCYLCCLLTTAVGAASYPPRGYSLYTGAGGALSPGEPQAQSAPRPASRHRNWCAYVVTRTVSCVLEDGVETFVKPDYQPCGWGQPQCPRSIMYRSFLRPRYRVAYKTVTDMEWRCCQGYGGDDCAEGPAPPLGPAPATPRPRPRPARPNLSGSSAGSHLSGLGGEGPGDSEKVQQLEEQVQSLTKELQGLRGVLQGLSGRLAEDVQRAVETAFNGRQQPADAAARPGVHETLSEIQQQLQLLDNRVSTHDQELGHLNNHHSGGGGGGALDPTPAPPGPSEELLRELERRLQESCSVCLAGLDGFRRQQQEDRERLRALEKLLASVEERQRQVPGQAVGRRPLQECCPPELGRRLAELERRLDVVAGSVTVLSGRRGTELGGAAGQGGHPPGYTSLASRLSRLEDQFNSTLGPSEQEEGWPGRPGGLGHWLPAVRGRLEKLEGLLANVSGVLGGRLDLLEEQAAGAVQACGQLCSGAPGEQDSQVSEILSALERRVLDSEGQLRLVGSGLHKVGAAGEAQQAALEELQGVVGQLQGRVDAQDETIAEFALQLNVTAARLGQLEGLLQARGDEGCGACGGVQEELGRLRDGVERCSCPLLPPRGPAAGPGVGGPSRGPLDGFSVFGGSSGSALQALQGELSEVILTFSSLNDSLHELQTTVEGQGADLADLGATKDRIISEINRLQQEATEHATESEERFRGLEEGQAQAGQCPSLEGRLGRLEGVCERLDTVAGGLQGLREGLSRHVAGLWAGLRETNSTSQTQAALLEKLLGGQAGLGRRLGVLNSSVLLLEDQLHQLSLKDLTGPAGEAGPPGPPGIQGPPGPAGPPGLPGKDGQTGPVGPPGPQGEQGVEGAPAAPVPRVAFSAALSLPRSEPGTVPFDRVLLNDGGYYDPETGVFTAPLAGRYLLSAVLTGHRHEKVEAVLSRSNLGVARIDSGGYEPEGLENKPVAESQPSPGALGVFSLILPLQTGDTVCVDLVMGQLAHSEEPLTIFSGALLYGDLELEQV
- the EMILIN1 gene encoding EMILIN-1 isoform X2 produces the protein MYRSFLRPRYRVAYKTVTDMEWRCCQGYGGDDCAEGPAPPLGPAPATPRPRPRPARPNLSGSSAGSHLSGLGGEGPGDSEKVQQLEEQVQSLTKELQGLRGVLQGLSGRLAEDVQRAVETAFNGRQQPADAAARPGVHETLSEIQQQLQLLDNRVSTHDQELGHLNNHHSGGGGGGALDPTPAPPGPSEELLRELERRLQESCSVCLAGLDGFRRQQQEDRERLRALEKLLASVEERQRQVPGQAVGRRPLQECCPPELGRRLAELERRLDVVAGSVTVLSGRRGTELGGAAGQGGHPPGYTSLASRLSRLEDQFNSTLGPSEQEEGWPGRPGGLGHWLPAVRGRLEKLEGLLANVSGVLGGRLDLLEEQAAGAVQACGQLCSGAPGEQDSQVSEILSALERRVLDSEGQLRLVGSGLHKVGAAGEAQQAALEELQGVVGQLQGRVDAQDETIAEFALQLNVTAARLGQLEGLLQARGDEGCGACGGVQEELGRLRDGVERCSCPLLPPRGPAAGPGVGGPSRGPLDGFSVFGGSSGSALQALQGELSEVILTFSSLNDSLHELQTTVEGQGADLADLGATKDRIISEINRLQQEATEHATESEERFRGLEEGQAQAGQCPSLEGRLGRLEGVCERLDTVAGGLQGLREGLSRHVAGLWAGLRETNSTSQTQAALLEKLLGGQAGLGRRLGVLNSSVLLLEDQLHQLSLKDLTGPAGEAGPPGPPGIQGPPGPAGPPGLPGKDGQTGPVGPPGPQGEQGVEGAPAAPVPRVAFSAALSLPRSEPGTVPFDRVLLNDGGYYDPETGVFTAPLAGRYLLSAVLTGHRHEKVEAVLSRSNLGVARIDSGGYEPEGLENKPVAESQPSPGALGVFSLILPLQTGDTVCVDLVMGQLAHSEEPLTIFSGALLYGDLELEQV